The following are from one region of the Mesorhizobium sp. B4-1-4 genome:
- a CDS encoding DUF1330 domain-containing protein, protein MSKKGYWMAMIDVRDPELYKQYIEANAAAFAKYGAKFAVRAGRHENPEGPTGNRHVLVEFDSFDKAVECYHSPEYQHASKFRLTASTGPFVIVEGA, encoded by the coding sequence ATGAGCAAGAAGGGCTATTGGATGGCGATGATCGATGTTCGCGATCCCGAATTGTACAAACAGTACATCGAGGCCAATGCCGCGGCCTTTGCGAAATATGGCGCGAAATTCGCTGTGCGGGCCGGCCGCCATGAAAATCCGGAAGGGCCGACCGGCAACCGCCATGTACTGGTCGAGTTCGATTCCTTCGACAAGGCGGTCGAATGCTATCATTCGCCCGAATATCAGCATGCTTCGAAGTTCCGGCTTACCGCCTCGACCGGTCCTTTCGTCATCGTTGAAGGCGCTTGA
- the hisA gene encoding 1-(5-phosphoribosyl)-5-[(5-phosphoribosylamino)methylideneamino]imidazole-4-carboxamide isomerase, with the protein MILFPAIDLKDGQCVRLKHGDMATATIYNDDPAAQARAFEEQGFEWLHVVDLNGAFKGQSVNSAAVGAILKATKNPVQLGGGIRTLDQIEDWLDRGLARVILGTVAVRDPDLVKQACKAFPGKIAVGIDAKGGKVAVEGWAEASSLGVIELARKFEGVGVAAIIYTDIDRDGVLTGINWNATIDLAEAVSIPIIASGGLASIADIVRMTMPDAQKLEGAISGRALYDGRIDPAEALAILQGKAAVETRL; encoded by the coding sequence ATGATCCTGTTTCCAGCCATCGACCTCAAGGACGGCCAATGCGTGCGCCTCAAGCACGGCGACATGGCGACCGCGACCATCTACAACGATGATCCTGCCGCGCAGGCGAGAGCCTTCGAGGAACAGGGCTTCGAATGGCTGCACGTCGTCGACCTCAACGGCGCTTTCAAGGGCCAGAGCGTCAACAGCGCCGCTGTCGGCGCCATTCTCAAGGCGACGAAGAACCCGGTGCAGCTTGGCGGCGGCATCCGCACGCTGGACCAGATCGAGGACTGGCTCGATCGTGGCCTTGCCCGCGTCATCCTTGGCACGGTCGCCGTGCGCGATCCCGATCTGGTCAAGCAGGCCTGCAAAGCCTTTCCGGGCAAGATCGCCGTCGGCATCGACGCCAAGGGCGGCAAGGTTGCGGTCGAGGGCTGGGCGGAAGCCTCCAGCCTCGGCGTCATCGAACTTGCCAGGAAATTCGAGGGTGTGGGTGTGGCCGCCATCATCTACACCGATATCGACCGCGACGGCGTGCTCACCGGCATCAACTGGAACGCCACCATCGACCTCGCCGAAGCCGTGTCGATCCCGATCATCGCTTCGGGTGGCCTGGCCTCGATCGCCGACATCGTGCGCATGACCATGCCGGATGCGCAGAAGCTCGAGGGCGCCATTTCCGGGCGCGCGCTCTATGACGGCCGTATCGACCCGGCCGAGGCGCTGGCGATCCTGCAAGGCAAGGCGGCGGTGGAGACGCGGTTGTGA
- a CDS encoding arginase family protein: MKISIILASYDSGHYHGGMGQGPDALISGGLVDALTMAGHDVVVEDIGKVGDDQEREIATGFAVCNAVSGEVRIAIDRGRFPIVLAGNCLTSAGAVAGEGADAIIWADQHGDLNTPETSMYGFLDGMALATVLGLCWRPMAGSIPGFKPIDPQRCVLVNARDLDPAEKKLLETLPVIQTECPGWAHATEKLKAAGAERVHMHIDLDVHDPKDLQVNRYVTPGGPNPEQLRDATCAMALSVPVVGITVSAYDPAFDAQGDVPPMVGQLLNDLIATIEGR, from the coding sequence GTGAAAATCTCCATCATTCTCGCCTCTTATGATAGCGGGCACTATCACGGCGGCATGGGCCAAGGGCCGGATGCGCTGATATCGGGCGGGTTGGTCGACGCGCTGACCATGGCCGGCCACGACGTCGTCGTCGAGGATATCGGCAAGGTCGGCGATGACCAGGAACGCGAGATCGCCACCGGCTTTGCCGTCTGCAACGCCGTCTCCGGCGAGGTCCGCATTGCCATCGACAGGGGACGGTTTCCCATCGTGCTCGCCGGAAACTGCCTGACATCAGCCGGTGCCGTAGCCGGCGAAGGCGCCGATGCGATCATCTGGGCCGACCAGCATGGCGACCTCAACACGCCCGAAACCTCCATGTACGGCTTTCTCGACGGCATGGCGCTGGCGACCGTGCTTGGCCTGTGCTGGCGCCCGATGGCGGGGTCCATCCCAGGCTTCAAGCCGATCGATCCCCAGCGTTGCGTGCTCGTCAACGCGCGCGATCTCGATCCGGCGGAGAAAAAACTTCTCGAGACTTTGCCCGTCATCCAGACGGAATGTCCTGGCTGGGCGCACGCGACGGAAAAGCTGAAGGCCGCTGGCGCCGAAAGGGTGCACATGCATATCGATCTCGACGTGCATGACCCGAAGGATCTGCAGGTAAACCGCTACGTCACCCCCGGCGGTCCGAACCCGGAACAGTTGCGCGACGCGACCTGTGCCATGGCGCTTTCGGTGCCGGTCGTTGGCATCACCGTTTCCGCTTACGATCCGGCCTTCGATGCCCAGGGCGATGTGCCGCCGATGGTCGGCCAGTTGCTCAACGATCTCATCGCCACGATAGAGGGCCGCTGA
- the hisF gene encoding imidazole glycerol phosphate synthase subunit HisF: MMLKARVIPCLDVKDGRVVKGVNFVDLVDAGDPVEAAKAYDAAGADELCFLDITASSDNRETIFDVVARTAEQCFMPLTVGGGVRQVADIRKLLLAGADKVSINTAAVKNPDFVAEAADKFGNQCIVVAIDAKKVSGPGEIDRWEIFTHGGREKTGIDAVEFARQMVDRGAGEILLTSMDRDGTKAGYDIALTRAIADAVRAPVIASGGVGTLDHMVEGIRDGHAGAVLAASIFHFGTYTIAEAKAHMAEAGLPMRLDSLGNRS; the protein is encoded by the coding sequence CTGATGCTGAAAGCCCGCGTCATCCCTTGCCTCGACGTCAAGGACGGCCGTGTCGTCAAGGGCGTCAACTTCGTCGATCTCGTCGACGCCGGCGATCCGGTCGAGGCGGCCAAGGCCTATGACGCCGCCGGCGCCGACGAGCTGTGCTTTCTCGACATCACGGCGTCGTCGGACAATCGCGAGACCATCTTCGATGTCGTTGCCCGCACCGCCGAGCAATGCTTCATGCCGCTGACCGTCGGCGGGGGCGTGCGCCAGGTCGCCGATATCAGGAAACTGCTTCTGGCCGGCGCCGACAAGGTGTCGATCAACACGGCCGCAGTGAAAAATCCGGATTTCGTCGCCGAGGCCGCCGACAAGTTCGGCAACCAGTGCATCGTCGTCGCCATCGACGCCAAGAAAGTGTCCGGCCCCGGCGAGATCGACCGCTGGGAGATATTCACCCATGGCGGGCGTGAGAAGACCGGCATCGATGCGGTGGAATTCGCCCGGCAAATGGTCGATCGCGGCGCCGGCGAGATCCTGCTGACCTCCATGGACCGCGACGGCACCAAGGCCGGCTATGATATTGCGCTCACCCGCGCGATTGCGGACGCGGTGCGCGCGCCGGTCATCGCGTCCGGCGGTGTCGGCACGCTCGATCACATGGTCGAAGGCATTCGCGATGGTCATGCCGGTGCCGTGCTCGCCGCATCCATCTTCCATTTCGGCACCTATACGATCGCCGAAGCCAAGGCGCATATGGCTGAGGCCGGCCTGCCGATGCGGCTGGACTCCCTCGGCAACAGGTCCTAG
- a CDS encoding phosphoribosyl-ATP diphosphatase, which produces MAEFSLSDLEKIVRERAESGDPDSWTAKLFARGIDKAAQKLGEEAVETVIAAVHGDKPALVSESADLIYHWLVVLGISGVPLGDVLKELESRTGRSGIAEKASRPKG; this is translated from the coding sequence ATGGCCGAGTTTTCTCTGTCCGATCTGGAAAAAATCGTCCGGGAGCGCGCCGAATCCGGCGATCCCGACTCGTGGACGGCAAAACTGTTCGCGCGCGGCATCGACAAGGCGGCACAGAAGCTCGGCGAGGAGGCGGTCGAGACGGTGATCGCCGCTGTTCACGGCGACAAGCCGGCTCTCGTTTCGGAAAGTGCCGATCTCATATATCATTGGCTTGTCGTTCTCGGCATTTCGGGTGTGCCATTGGGCGACGTGCTCAAGGAGCTTGAGAGCCGCACCGGGCGCTCGGGCATCGCCGAGAAGGCGTCGCGGCCCAAGGGCTGA
- the coaA gene encoding type I pantothenate kinase: MDQLAQTEKYSPFRFFSAEQWSQFRADTPLTLSEDEFRRLRSLNDPVDLEEVKRIYLSLSRLLSAHVEASQLLFRQRQAFFNAVDVVKTPFIIGVAGSVAVGKSTTARVLKELLARWPSSPKVDLITTDGFLLPNEVLRRENLMERKGFPDSYDVGALLRFLSGIKSAQSSVQAPVYSHLTYDVIPGEFVTIDRPDILIFEGINVLQPGKLPQDGKIVPFLSDFFDFAIYIDADEKLIHQWYISRFMRLRETAFRNPDSFFHRYSQLSEDSARAIAEGLWTNINLKNLRENILPTRARADLILRKGADHLVEEVALRKL, encoded by the coding sequence ATGGATCAGCTCGCGCAAACCGAGAAATATTCCCCCTTTCGTTTCTTCTCGGCCGAGCAATGGTCGCAATTCCGCGCCGACACGCCGCTGACGCTGAGCGAGGACGAGTTCCGCCGCCTGCGTTCGCTCAACGATCCGGTTGACCTCGAAGAGGTCAAGCGCATCTATCTGTCGCTGTCGCGGCTCCTGTCCGCCCATGTCGAGGCGAGTCAGCTTCTGTTCCGGCAGCGCCAGGCCTTCTTCAACGCCGTCGACGTGGTCAAGACGCCGTTCATCATTGGCGTCGCCGGTTCCGTTGCGGTCGGCAAATCGACCACGGCGCGCGTGCTGAAGGAACTCCTGGCACGCTGGCCGTCGAGTCCCAAGGTCGATCTCATCACCACCGACGGCTTCCTGCTGCCCAATGAGGTGCTGCGCCGCGAAAACCTGATGGAACGCAAGGGTTTTCCCGACAGCTACGATGTCGGCGCGCTGCTGCGCTTCCTCTCGGGCATCAAATCGGCGCAGAGCAGCGTCCAGGCGCCGGTTTATTCGCATCTCACCTATGACGTCATTCCCGGCGAGTTCGTCACCATCGACCGCCCGGATATCCTGATCTTCGAGGGTATCAATGTCCTGCAACCGGGCAAGCTGCCGCAGGACGGCAAGATCGTGCCTTTTCTGTCGGACTTCTTCGATTTCGCCATCTACATCGATGCCGACGAGAAGCTGATCCATCAGTGGTACATCTCGCGCTTCATGCGGCTGCGCGAGACCGCTTTCCGCAATCCGGACTCCTTCTTCCATCGCTATTCGCAGCTGTCGGAGGATTCGGCCCGCGCGATCGCGGAGGGCCTGTGGACCAACATCAATCTGAAGAACCTGCGCGAAAACATCCTGCCGACGCGCGCCCGCGCCGACCTGATCCTGCGCAAGGGCGCCGACCATCTGGTCGAGGAAGTGGCGCTGCGCAAACTGTAA
- a CDS encoding DegQ family serine endoprotease: MSILRRHRVAALLGAALIISPVVVSFAQNTGNTGLSTVAATTQTPVVGTKAPNGSLAPVVATTKPAVVTVTTVMKAQAQTMGEPSPFGGNSPFDDYFRQFFGDQGAPMPRTPPQQVPRQEALGSGFIVGADGTIVTNNHVVDGATSIKVTLDDGTELPATLVGHDAKNDLAVLKIKTDKPLPTIKWGDSDKLMTGDQVLAIGNPFGIGTTVTSGIVSARGRDLHSGPFDDFIQIDAPINHGNSGGPLVDVNGNVVGINTAIYSPNGGSVGVGFAIPSDQAQKVVAKLMKGGNIEYGYLGVEIQPVTPDVASAIGLDHPGGALVSQVNDGSPAAKAGVESGDVITGFAGQDVKDPKDLSRAVADVAPGVKETLQVWRKGKAMQISVDVGRNQDEVKTASTGNSGAPSAEQGTRAPAIGLGLMDITPDIRQQMNLAENEHGAVVASVNPDKPAAAAGIQPGDIIVAVNQAPVKSVRQVTQAIAQASKSGRKSVLLLVERDGGQIYVAVPFANG; encoded by the coding sequence ATGAGCATTCTTCGCAGACATCGCGTCGCGGCCCTGCTGGGCGCTGCGCTGATCATCTCCCCCGTCGTCGTCTCATTCGCCCAGAACACCGGCAACACCGGCTTGAGCACCGTCGCTGCGACGACCCAGACTCCCGTCGTGGGGACCAAGGCCCCTAATGGTTCGCTGGCGCCGGTCGTGGCCACCACCAAGCCGGCCGTCGTGACGGTCACAACGGTCATGAAGGCACAGGCACAAACCATGGGCGAACCCTCGCCCTTCGGCGGCAATTCGCCTTTCGATGACTATTTCCGCCAGTTCTTCGGTGATCAGGGCGCTCCGATGCCCAGAACGCCGCCCCAGCAGGTACCGCGCCAGGAAGCCCTCGGATCCGGCTTCATCGTGGGCGCGGATGGCACCATCGTGACCAACAACCACGTCGTCGACGGCGCCACTTCGATCAAGGTCACGCTCGACGACGGCACCGAGCTTCCCGCCACGCTGGTCGGGCACGATGCCAAGAACGATCTGGCGGTGCTCAAGATTAAGACCGACAAGCCGCTGCCCACCATAAAATGGGGCGATTCCGACAAGCTGATGACCGGCGACCAGGTGCTGGCGATCGGCAATCCGTTCGGCATCGGCACCACCGTCACCTCCGGCATCGTCTCGGCGCGAGGCCGCGACCTGCACAGCGGACCGTTCGACGATTTCATCCAGATCGATGCTCCGATCAACCACGGCAATTCCGGTGGTCCACTGGTCGACGTGAACGGCAATGTCGTCGGCATCAACACGGCGATCTACTCACCCAACGGCGGCAGCGTCGGCGTCGGTTTCGCCATTCCGTCCGACCAGGCCCAGAAGGTGGTCGCCAAGCTGATGAAGGGCGGCAACATCGAATACGGCTATCTTGGCGTCGAGATCCAGCCTGTGACCCCGGATGTAGCCAGCGCCATCGGGCTCGATCATCCCGGCGGCGCTCTGGTCTCTCAGGTCAATGATGGCTCGCCCGCGGCCAAGGCAGGCGTCGAGAGTGGCGATGTCATCACCGGCTTCGCCGGACAGGACGTGAAAGACCCCAAGGACCTGTCGCGGGCCGTCGCCGACGTCGCGCCGGGCGTCAAGGAAACGCTTCAGGTCTGGCGCAAGGGCAAGGCCATGCAGATTTCCGTCGATGTCGGGCGCAACCAGGACGAGGTGAAGACGGCATCGACTGGCAATTCCGGCGCGCCGAGCGCCGAGCAGGGCACGCGCGCGCCGGCGATCGGCCTCGGCCTGATGGACATCACACCCGATATCCGCCAGCAGATGAACCTCGCCGAGAATGAGCATGGGGCGGTGGTTGCGAGCGTCAATCCTGACAAGCCGGCGGCCGCCGCCGGCATCCAGCCTGGCGATATCATCGTCGCCGTCAATCAGGCGCCGGTGAAGAGCGTCAGACAAGTGACACAGGCGATCGCCCAGGCCAGCAAATCAGGCCGCAAATCGGTGTTGCTGCTGGTGGAACGCGACGGTGGCCAGATCTACGTCGCCGTGCCATTCGCCAATGGCTGA
- a CDS encoding MBL fold metallo-hydrolase yields MPDWFSKSIVDDKTTMLTEPFVHGYVRANIWHLHGRDADLLVDTGMGICPLAPEIETPNGKPLLVVATHIHLDHVGSLHEFPLRAGPSMSAAQFETMDEAATYAYMFHNLEGAVSKLPAPGWRSADYKIPPAPLTRTLGEGDVVDLGDRHFRVLHLPGHSPDSIALFDEADGLFFSGDAIYDDTLIDDLPDSDRAAYISTMRRLLDLPIRIGHGGHGPSFDGKRMREIASAYLNRHDGSVSPC; encoded by the coding sequence ATGCCGGACTGGTTCAGCAAGAGTATCGTCGACGACAAGACGACGATGCTGACCGAACCGTTCGTGCATGGCTATGTGCGCGCCAATATCTGGCATCTGCACGGCCGCGACGCCGACCTTCTGGTCGACACCGGCATGGGCATCTGTCCGCTGGCGCCGGAGATCGAGACGCCAAATGGCAAGCCGCTTCTGGTGGTCGCGACGCACATCCATCTCGACCATGTCGGCTCGCTGCACGAATTTCCGCTGCGGGCCGGGCCAAGCATGAGTGCGGCGCAGTTCGAAACCATGGATGAGGCGGCGACCTACGCCTACATGTTCCACAACCTCGAAGGCGCCGTCTCGAAACTGCCGGCGCCAGGCTGGAGGTCGGCTGATTACAAGATACCACCGGCGCCATTGACGCGGACGCTTGGCGAAGGCGACGTCGTCGATCTCGGCGACCGGCACTTCCGCGTCCTACATCTGCCTGGACATTCGCCGGATTCGATCGCGCTGTTCGACGAGGCCGACGGCCTGTTCTTCAGTGGCGATGCCATCTACGACGACACGCTGATCGACGATCTGCCGGATTCCGACCGCGCCGCCTATATCAGCACCATGCGGCGCCTGCTCGACCTGCCGATCCGTATCGGCCATGGCGGCCATGGCCCGAGCTTCGACGGCAAACGCATGCGCGAGATCGCGTCGGCCTATCTTAATCGCCATGACGGGTCCGTGAGCCCGTGCTGA
- a CDS encoding diphosphate--fructose-6-phosphate 1-phosphotransferase: MAGTFVIAQGGGPTAVINQTVVGATLEIRKKHPGAKVLGSIHGVRGIRDGNYVDLSAIPEDRLRLIAGTPSAALGSTRDKPDAAYCEVILEGLQKAGADAFIYIGGNDTSGTQQILTDAAGGKIAFVHAPKTIDNDLEENDHTPGFISAAEFVAGAFLSVDLDFRALPGIYVGIVMGRHAGFLTAAAAAWQLDPDSGPHLVYVPERAFSAAGFIEDVRATLDRYKRCIVAVSEGVSTADGKALVESLVPPEKLERDQHGNVKLSGSDLPAALERALADGLPGKRARVDALGYMPRGYVGAISAVDAQEAFDAGAFAVSVAEQGGGSVALQYDGTKTVLKKVPLKNVAGKTRHMPDNFMKADVNQLSDAGMAYLKRLVPEKYKVGKPFV, from the coding sequence ATGGCCGGAACCTTCGTCATCGCGCAGGGCGGCGGCCCGACCGCCGTCATCAACCAGACGGTTGTGGGCGCCACGCTGGAGATCCGCAAAAAGCACCCCGGCGCCAAGGTGCTGGGCTCCATCCACGGCGTGCGCGGCATCCGAGACGGCAATTATGTGGACCTCTCCGCCATCCCGGAGGACCGGCTGCGGCTGATTGCCGGAACGCCAAGCGCGGCGCTGGGCTCGACGCGCGACAAGCCGGATGCCGCCTACTGCGAGGTCATCCTCGAGGGCCTGCAGAAGGCCGGCGCCGACGCCTTCATCTATATCGGCGGCAACGACACGTCGGGCACGCAACAGATCCTGACCGACGCCGCCGGCGGCAAGATCGCCTTTGTCCATGCGCCCAAGACCATCGACAATGATCTCGAGGAGAACGACCATACGCCGGGCTTCATCTCGGCGGCCGAATTCGTTGCCGGCGCCTTCCTGTCCGTGGACCTCGATTTTCGCGCCCTGCCCGGCATCTATGTCGGCATCGTCATGGGCCGGCATGCCGGCTTCCTGACCGCGGCGGCCGCCGCCTGGCAGCTTGATCCCGACAGCGGCCCGCACCTTGTCTACGTGCCGGAGCGGGCGTTCTCGGCGGCCGGCTTCATCGAAGACGTGCGGGCCACGCTCGACCGCTACAAGCGCTGTATCGTCGCCGTGTCGGAAGGCGTCAGCACAGCCGACGGCAAGGCATTGGTCGAAAGCCTGGTGCCCCCGGAGAAACTGGAACGCGACCAGCATGGCAACGTCAAGCTGTCGGGCAGCGACCTGCCGGCGGCGCTTGAAAGGGCCCTGGCCGACGGACTGCCAGGCAAGCGTGCCCGCGTCGATGCCCTTGGCTACATGCCGCGCGGCTATGTCGGCGCTATCAGCGCGGTCGATGCGCAGGAGGCTTTCGATGCCGGAGCCTTCGCCGTCTCTGTCGCCGAACAGGGCGGCGGCTCCGTGGCGCTGCAATATGACGGCACCAAAACGGTGTTGAAGAAGGTGCCGCTGAAGAATGTCGCCGGCAAGACCCGCCACATGCCGGATAATTTCATGAAGGCCGACGTCAACCAGCTGTCCGATGCCGGCATGGCCTACCTCAAGCGGCTGGTGCCGGAAAAATACAAGGTCGGGAAACCGTTCGTCTAA
- a CDS encoding L,D-transpeptidase: MRELPQGPTPSRNGDAIETDILLSRRAILSGAGALALLGVAGCSTSGGDLPALQLDDTVTGSVRPIRPAISVDKNITSPDVMYAGLTDGGFNVPEVPYLKVKPEFHRQIVVDPTGEAPGTIVVRLQERKLYLVQTGGDAIRYGVGIGKDGFPWSGRANIQYGREWPTWTPPPEMIARKPELVKWQGGQPGGLTNPLGARALYIYQNGKDTGYRIYGSPEWWSIGQAMSSGCVRLINQDIIDLYSRVSKKNPVVVV; encoded by the coding sequence ATGCGTGAGTTGCCGCAAGGTCCGACGCCATCACGAAACGGCGACGCGATCGAAACCGATATTCTTCTCTCCCGCCGCGCCATTTTGTCTGGCGCAGGCGCATTGGCTTTGCTCGGCGTCGCCGGATGCTCGACGTCGGGCGGCGACCTGCCGGCACTTCAGCTCGACGACACGGTCACCGGCTCGGTGCGGCCGATCCGCCCCGCGATCAGCGTCGACAAGAACATCACCAGCCCCGACGTCATGTATGCCGGTTTGACCGATGGCGGCTTCAACGTGCCTGAGGTGCCTTACCTGAAGGTCAAGCCGGAATTCCACCGCCAGATCGTCGTCGATCCTACCGGCGAGGCACCCGGCACCATCGTCGTGCGCCTGCAGGAGCGCAAGCTCTATCTCGTCCAGACTGGCGGCGACGCCATCCGCTACGGCGTCGGCATCGGCAAGGACGGTTTTCCCTGGTCGGGCCGCGCCAACATCCAGTACGGCCGGGAATGGCCGACCTGGACGCCGCCGCCCGAAATGATCGCCCGCAAGCCTGAACTGGTGAAATGGCAGGGCGGCCAGCCCGGCGGCCTCACCAATCCGCTCGGCGCCCGCGCGCTCTACATCTACCAGAACGGCAAGGATACGGGCTACCGCATCTACGGCTCGCCCGAGTGGTGGAGCATCGGCCAAGCGATGTCGTCGGGCTGCGTGCGCCTGATCAACCAGGACATCATCGACCTCTACAGCCGCGTTTCGAAGAAAAACCCGGTCGTCGTCGTCTGA
- a CDS encoding LysE family translocator, producing the protein MSFENWAAFAAASTILLIIPGPTILLVVSYALGQGWRTALPMAVGVALGDFTAMTLSMLGIGALLAASAGVFTILKLIGAGYLIYLGVKLFRAGGALKAEPRTDAVSSARMMAHAWLVTALNPKSITFFVAFLPQFLDRHADFWPQMLIFESTFLALAFTNAFGYALVASRAHAVVRNPKAIRIFNRTGGTLLVGAGIATAAMRSGN; encoded by the coding sequence ATGTCCTTCGAAAACTGGGCCGCTTTCGCCGCCGCGTCGACGATCCTTCTCATCATTCCGGGCCCGACCATCCTGCTGGTCGTGTCCTATGCGCTGGGCCAGGGCTGGCGCACCGCCCTGCCGATGGCCGTTGGCGTCGCGCTGGGCGACTTCACCGCCATGACCCTGTCGATGCTGGGCATTGGCGCCCTGCTGGCCGCTTCGGCTGGTGTCTTCACCATCCTGAAGCTGATCGGCGCCGGCTATCTGATCTATCTCGGCGTGAAACTGTTCCGCGCCGGCGGCGCGCTCAAGGCCGAGCCGCGCACGGATGCGGTTTCCTCCGCGAGGATGATGGCGCATGCCTGGCTGGTCACCGCGCTCAATCCGAAAAGCATCACCTTCTTCGTCGCCTTCCTGCCGCAGTTCCTCGACCGGCATGCCGACTTCTGGCCGCAGATGCTGATCTTCGAGTCGACCTTCCTGGCGCTGGCCTTCACCAATGCGTTCGGCTACGCGCTGGTCGCTTCGCGGGCACATGCCGTTGTGCGCAATCCCAAAGCGATCCGCATCTTCAATCGCACCGGCGGCACGCTGCTGGTCGGCGCCGGCATCGCCACGGCGGCGATGCGTTCGGGCAATTAG
- a CDS encoding tetratricopeptide repeat protein → MPIKDAFGLAFSGATEAGFAPYSQAVRQLQCFIGDPVAAVDRAITQDPGFVMAHVFKGYLFGLATEREAMAVARACHEAALPLAATKREQAHVSALGRLANGRWHEAAGILDDIAIDFPLDAVALQVGHQIDFFTGNARMLHDRIARASPSWQSDMPGYHAILGMQAFGLEEMGEYIRAEKLGRTAVEIEPRDGWAQHAVAHVMEMQSRQRDGIAWMRANPEAWTRESFLKVHNWWHLALFHYDLGDTDEVLALYDGPIYGARSMLALNMVDASAILWRLYLGGADVGDRWAALAANWAPKAGAANYAFNDAHAMMAFVGAGLDAPVRTLLEAQREAMAGNDDNATFTRDVGHPLTLGIKAFGEGNYPEAIGLIRPIRAIANRFGGSHAQRDVIDLTLIEAALRAGDGALATALTAERSMARPDSPLAALFSRRAADLSEN, encoded by the coding sequence ATGCCAATCAAGGATGCATTCGGCCTGGCATTTTCAGGCGCGACGGAAGCGGGGTTCGCACCCTACAGCCAGGCGGTGCGCCAATTGCAATGCTTTATCGGCGATCCGGTGGCTGCCGTCGACCGCGCTATCACGCAGGATCCCGGTTTTGTGATGGCGCATGTCTTCAAGGGCTATCTCTTTGGCCTTGCCACCGAGCGCGAGGCAATGGCGGTGGCAAGGGCCTGCCATGAGGCGGCGCTGCCACTTGCCGCGACAAAGCGCGAGCAGGCGCATGTCTCGGCCCTCGGCCGCCTCGCCAACGGGCGCTGGCACGAGGCCGCGGGCATTCTTGATGACATCGCCATCGACTTCCCGCTCGACGCGGTGGCGCTGCAGGTCGGGCACCAGATCGACTTCTTCACCGGCAACGCCCGTATGCTGCATGATCGCATCGCGCGCGCCTCGCCGTCATGGCAAAGCGACATGCCAGGTTACCATGCCATTCTCGGCATGCAGGCCTTCGGGCTGGAGGAGATGGGCGAGTACATACGGGCCGAAAAGCTCGGCCGCACGGCGGTCGAGATCGAGCCGCGCGACGGCTGGGCGCAGCACGCCGTGGCGCATGTCATGGAAATGCAAAGCCGGCAAAGGGATGGCATCGCCTGGATGCGCGCCAATCCGGAAGCATGGACAAGGGAGAGCTTCCTCAAGGTGCACAATTGGTGGCACCTGGCGCTGTTCCACTATGACCTCGGCGATACCGATGAGGTGCTGGCGCTCTATGACGGTCCTATCTACGGCGCGCGATCGATGCTGGCGCTCAACATGGTCGATGCCTCGGCGATCCTGTGGCGGCTTTATCTCGGCGGCGCCGATGTCGGTGACCGCTGGGCAGCGCTGGCCGCCAATTGGGCTCCCAAGGCCGGCGCCGCCAACTACGCCTTCAACGACGCGCATGCGATGATGGCCTTTGTCGGCGCCGGGCTCGACGCGCCGGTCCGGACCCTGCTCGAGGCGCAGCGCGAGGCCATGGCCGGTAATGACGACAATGCCACGTTCACCCGGGATGTCGGCCATCCCTTGACGCTGGGAATCAAGGCGTTCGGCGAAGGCAATTACCCTGAGGCCATAGGCCTGATCCGGCCGATTCGGGCGATCGCCAACCGTTTCGGCGGCAGCCACGCACAGCGCGACGTCATCGACCTGACGCTGATCGAAGCGGCGCTAAGGGCCGGTGACGGCGCGCTCGCCACGGCGCTCACGGCCGAGCGTTCGATGGCGCGGCCGGACAGTCCGCTGGCGGCGTTGTTTTCGCGGCGCGCGGCCGATTTGTCAGAGAATTGA